Proteins encoded in a region of the Augochlora pura isolate Apur16 chromosome 4, APUR_v2.2.1, whole genome shotgun sequence genome:
- the LOC144468303 gene encoding uncharacterized protein LOC144468303: MLTVMCPNCRHRFPAPGCCEPQNIEKNNGFIHPTACYYGGLLVPKGYTSGGGCFINAPTIIHSQPIINSFNHPSVALDLEKPKIDKQKDIFLQRSEKDLRGHGFPLFNHEIEKNQNCGSQITTSCDLTGGSVTITTPSIQSGGCLIQSTDSGVLMQAPHMEIRPKLSGGGCFVQKTLATENQEVSITLSEQKGQQENAERDGRMFLLPPSGCQELPGIRRNLLPQKTDVETSMGNFMAGNCEEKSNLSNFQANTASAMHIQQSNNSEKNDQEAEAGKNFNCCCNHMQNHYHIKPNNPPVSENRNSVLLDSNPGVQIQVNATVQLPASLGQCTVNITATAANPPNSVSSTASKTRNNFNGGGLVQKNEVENNEEHFEERRDRTPTTPVSWLMPCPWSFDSYAMDRDAARLSEVKRLLHICGWYHEGLSWQQSENLLKKAAVGRWLMRDSSDSRFTFAISVQTARGPTSVRVHYFVGQFRLDAEPRLAFAIPLFDCPIKMLEYYVEYSKSVDEHRKEVWVDYSGQLYSEIYLTKPLVKEVRSLSHLARLVVNRCKLPTEHLPPLIKSYLAEYPYTL; encoded by the coding sequence ATGTTGACAGTAATGTGTCCAAACTGTCGTCATCGGTTTCCAGCTCCTGGTTGCTGTGAACCACAAAAcatagagaaaaataatggTTTTATTCACCCGACAGCTTGTTATTATGGTGGGCTTCTAGTTCCTAAAGGATACACCAGTGGTGGTGGTTGCTTTATAAATGCTCCCACTATTATTCACAGTCAGcctattattaattcttttaaccaCCCATCTGTGGCACTTGATTTAGAAAAACCAAAAATCGATAAACAAAAGGATATCTTCCTACAAAGATCTGAAAAAGACCTCAGAGGTCATGGATTTCCATTATTTAATCACGAAATTGAGAAGAATCAGAACTGTGGGAGTCAAATCACAACAAGTTGTGATTTAACTGGTGGTAGTGTAACAATAACAACACCAAGTATACAATCCGGAGGTTGCTTGATTCAAAGCACAGACTCTGGTGTCCTCATGCAGGCGCCGCATATGGAAATCCGTCCAAAATTATCTGGTGGTGGCTGTTTTGTACAAAAAACATTAGCAACTGAAAATCAAGAGGTATCAATTACACTTTCGGAGCAAAAAGGTCAACAAGAAAATGCCGAACGAGATGGTAGAATGTTTCTCTTACCACCAAGTGGATGTCAAGAATTGCCTGGAATTCGAAGAAATCTCTTACCTCAGAAAACAGATGTGGAAACATCAATGGGAAATTTCATGGCCGGAAACTGTGAAGAAAAATCTAATCTTTCCAACTTCCAAGCTAATACTGCATCAGCTATGCACATTCAACAATCCAATAATTCTGAGAAAAACGACCAAGAAGCAGAGGCAGGAAAAAATTTCAACTGCTGTTGCAATCATATGCAAAATCATTATCATATTAAACCCAATAATCCTCCAGTGTCCGAAAATCGTAATTCTGTACTGTTGGATTCTAATCCAGGAGTTCAAATACAAGTAAATGCAACTGTACAACTTCCTGCCAGTTTAGGACAGtgtacagtaaatattacggCAACTGCTGCAAATCCTCCAAATTCTGTGTCAAGTACAGCATCGAAAactagaaacaattttaatggtggaGGTTTGGTACAAAAAAATGAAGTCGAGAACAACGAAGAACATTTTGAAGAAAGAAGAGACAGAACGCCGACTACACCAGTCTCATGGCTAATGCCTTGCCCCTGGAGTTTCGATAGTTATGCAATGGATAGAGATGCGGCTAGACTTAGCGAAGTTAAAAGACTTTTACATATATGTGGTTGGTATCACGAAGGCCTTAGTTGGCAACAGagtgaaaatttattgaagaaaGCTGCGGTAGGACGGTGGTTAATGAGAGACAGTTCGGATAGCAGATTTACCTTTGCTATATCTGTACAAACTGCCAGAGGACCTACCTCTGTTCGAGTTCACTATTTTGTAGGACAGTTTCGATTAGATGCTGAACCTAGACTTGCTTTTGCTATCCCACTTTTTGATTGTCCAATCAAAATGTTAGAATATTACGTGGAATATTCAAAAAGCGTTGACGAACACAGGAAAGAAGTTTGGGTAGACTATAGCGGCCAACTTTATAGCGAGATTTATTTGACGAAGCCTTTAGTTAAGGAAGTTAGGTCTCTTAGTCATTTAGCCAGGCTCGTTGTGAATAGGTGCAAATTGCCTACTGAACACTTGCCGCCACTAATTAAAAGTTATCTTGCAGAATATCCGTATactctttga